Genomic segment of Oceanimonas sp. GK1:
GCATGACCAATGTGAGCCGGGTACGGTCTCATATTCTGCCCATCGGTGGTAATATGGAAACGGAGTCTGCCCGCAGTCAGCTGCTGCAGCGCCTGATGGCACTGCCGGGGGTGCACGAGGCGCTGATCATTCCCGATGAAAGCGCCGCCTACCTCAAGGTAGATGGCAACATTTTTGAACTGGATCAGGCCAAACGCCTGGTCAACCTGTGAGTACGGAGCAAGTTATGGCCAATAGAGGCATCAACAAAGTCATCCTGATCGGGCATCTGGGTCAGGATCCCGAAGTGCGCTATATGCCTAACGGCAACGCCGTCGCCAACATCACCCTGGCCACCAGCGAAACCTGGCGGGACAAGCAGAGTGGCGAGCAGCGTGAGCGCACCGAATGGCACCGGGTGGTGTTTTTCGGCAAGCTGGCCGAAATTGCCGGCGAATACCTGCGCAAGGGCTCGCAGGTGTATGTGGAAGGCCGGCTGCAAACCCGCAAGTGGCAGGATCAGGGCGGCCAGGATCGCTATACCACCGAGGTGGTAGTGGATCAGGGCGGCACCATGCAGATGCTGGGCGGTCGTCCTCAGGGTGGTGGCCAGCAGCAGGGCGGCTGGAATCAGGGCCAGCAGGGCGGTGGCCAGCAGGGCAACTGGGGTCAGCAGCAGGGCGGCAGCCAGTACGGCCAGCAGGGTGGCCAGCCCCAGTATGGCAACCCGTCTCAGGGGCAGCCTCAGAGCCAGCCGCAGCCGGCGTCCAAACCCCAGAGCCAGCCGGTGTACAACGAGCCGCCGATGGACTTTGATGACGACATTCCGTTCTAAGCTGGAAGCGCCGATGCTCGAGGCCCCGCTCAGGCGGGGCCTTTTGCCGTTTGGGGGCGCCGTTCAAACTGAACGATACTGAACAAAGGCGGGGTAAGGGTTCATCTGAATCTTTAATGATCATCAACAGGACGTGCCGGCACGCGCTCGGTGGCAAGGACAGCGAATGAAATTCACCAATCAGTTTATTACCACCATCACCCTCTGTGTGCTGGCGGCGGTGCTGATGGTTCTGGTTGGCGCCGGCATCAGTTTCTATCAGATGGGCGTGGCCTACCAGCAGCGTCAGGTCGACGCCGTGGTGCGCATGGTCGACGAGGCCTGGCAGAGCGGCAGCGCAGAGCAACCCGCCCTGGAGCGCTGGCTGCCGGCGCTGCTCGATATCAACGACATCATCGAGTTTACGGTGCAGGACGAGGCGGCGGAGCAGTACCGCTACCGCCAGGGCCAGCCGCTGTCTGCCAATGAGGTGTCCCGGGAGTACCGGCGCGTCCTGCCAGGCGAGCCGGGGCTGTCGGTTCGGCTGGTACTGCGTCCGCCCTTTTATCATATCGACAGCTCGCTGGCGGCGGTATCGGGGCTGACCGGTGCCATCATGCTGGTGCTGGCTGGCCTGTTGTTCAGCCTGCGCTGGTTTCGCCGCCAGCTGCGCGGTGCCGAATTGCTCGATCAGCGCGGCCGGCTGATCCTGGCTGGCCGGCTCAGCATGCTGCAGCACAGTCCGCGGGAGGAATGGCCCCAGGCCGCCAGCCGGGCGCTGGACAAGCTGATGAGCGACCTCAAGGAAGCGCGCAAGGAGCGCAGCCGCTTCGATACCTTCATTCGCGCCAATGTGTTTGTCGACCGCAAGATCGGCATCGGCAACCGAATCTTCTTCGACAACCGGCTGGAAGCGGCGCTCAACGACTCCGCCAGCCACTCTGGCGCCCTGCTGCTGGTGGAGCTGCAGGACCTGGAGCACATCAACCACAAGTTGGGCCACGACAGGGGCGATGAGCTGCTGAGCTCGGCCTCGGTGTACCTGGGGCACCTGATCCGGCGTTATCCCGGTGCCCTGCAGGCCCGCTATACCGGCAACACCTTTGCCCTGCTGTTTCCCAACCTGGTGGAAAGCGAGGCGCTGGACGCGGCCCGTCAGGTGATGAAGCTGCTGCGCCGGTTGCACTGGCCCGATACGGTGCGCGACCCTACCCTGTTTATCGGAGGTGTGTGCTTTCGTTTTGGCGAGCAACTGCACCAGGTGGAGGAAGAGGCGGAGCTGGCCCTGCGCAGCGCCGCCCTGCAGGGCGGCGACGGTTATTTCATGTATTACAAGGGCCTGACCGAGGAGAGCAGCGGCAAGGGCACGGTACGCTGGCGCACCCTGCTGGGCCGGGTGCTGGAGCAGGACGCGGTGCTGCTCGACCGCCAGGGCATTTATCGCGCTCGGGGCCGTGAGCCGGAGAGCCTGGAGCTGCTGGCGCGCATTCGCGATGAGCAGGGCCGGGAGCTGGCGGCGGGGCACTTTCTGCCGATGGCGGAAAAATGCGGCCTGCTGCAGGAGCTGGATCGCAGCATCATGCTGCGCTGCCTGACCCTGCTGCAGGAAAGCGACCGCCGGGCCACCCTGGCCATCAACCTGTCGGTGGACAGCCTGCTCAACCGGGGCTTTCATCGCTGGCTGGTGTTTGAGCTTATCCAGCTGCCGAAGGCACTGCTCAACGATCTGGTGATCGAGCTGTCGGAAGCCGGGGTCAGCCGTCATTTCCAGGACCTGGTCAAGCCGCTGCGGGCGCTCAAGGCGCTGGGCTGCGGACTGGCGGTGGATCATGCCGGCCAGGACGTGGTCAGCACCCAATACATCAAGGATTACGAGCTCGATTATCTCAAGCTGCATCCCAGCCTGGTGCGGGACATTGAAAAGAAACCCAATAACCAGATGGCGGTGCGCAGCCTGCTGGGCAACTGCATGGGCAACCGCACCGAGGTGATTGCGGTGGGGGTGGAAACCGAGGCGGAATGGCAATGCCTGCAACAGCTGGGGGTGCACGCCGGCCAGGGCTATTACTTCTCCTGCCCCGAGCGGTTTGCGCTGGTGTAGTTGAATGCCAAGGGACTCTGCTTCACGACTCGCCGTAAACCCGTCCATGGGGGCTCCGCTGCGCCATCCATGGCGCAGAGGGTCGTGAATCAGAGCTCCCTTGTCCTTCTCGTTGGTTTTGGAGTTAGAGGCAGGTTCTGGCCCCCTGTAAACCGCCGGTATGCAGAAACACCAGCCGGCGGCCGTGTGAATAATGGCCGGCCTCGATATCCCGAAACAGCCCCAGCATTGCCTTGCCGCTGTACACCGGCTCCAGCGGCACAGCCAGTGTCTCGCTCAAGGCGGTGATGGCGACGTTGTCCTCGGCACTGCACCTGGCATAGCCGCCGCCGTGATGGTCCAGCCGCAGCTGCCAGCCGTTATCGTCGGCCGCGGGTCCATACAGCCCGTGCACGGTATCGGCCAGCCAGCCTTCGCCTTTCAGTACCGCATAGCCGGTGACTTGAGTGCCGGCGGGGCGGGCCGAGAGCAGCCCCGCCAGGGTACCGCCGCTGGCGACCGGCAGGATCAGTTCATCGCACTCGGGCAGCTCTTGCCACAGCTCGGCCACCCCGGGCAGGGCCAGCTCGCAGCTGCCGCCTTCGGGGATCAGGTAAAAACCCGGATAACGGGCGGCCAGGCCGGCCAGAAAGTCCGCATCGTGGCGGCGCCGATAGGTTTGTCGGTCCACGAACTCAAGCTGCATGCCCCAGCCTCGAGCATCACTCAGGGTCGGGTTGCCGGCATACTCGGCTTCGCCCCGCACTATGCCTGCGGTGGGCAGCCCCAGGGCGTGGCCGGCGGCAGCCAGGGCGTGCAAATGGTTTGACCAGGCACCGCCAAAGCTGAGCAGGCCGGCAGCGTCTTCAGACAGCGCCTGGCGCAACACATATTTAAGTTTTCGCCACTTGTTGCCGGAAATAAAAGCATGTAGCCGGTCGTCCCGCTTGATGTGCAGGGTCAGCCCGTAGAGCTCGAGCAGTGAATGCTGTACCGGTTGCAGAACGGCGGTGCCGGCCCGCCCGTACAAGTGTTGCCAGCGATGCAGTGAAAGCACGGAAAAACAGTGAAAATGAAAGTTCTGGCGCAAGTGTAAGGAACTTATCGATTTATTGAAACTCGTATTCGTTCGTGACCGGCCTCACCGGGGTTGCGCCTTGCGGGGGGCCGGTTGCGTTGGTAAAGTTAGCCGAATTTTCCGGTTTCTCAACCCAGGACCCCCTTCAGCATATGTTCAAGAAACTCAGAGGCATGTTTTCCAACGATCTGTCGATCGATTTGGGGACGGCCAATACCCTTATCTACGTCAAGGATCAGGGCATAGTTCTGAACGAGCCCTCCGTCGTGGCCATTCGCCAGGAAAGAGCCGGCTCGGCCCAGAGCGTTGCCGCCGTCGGCCATGCCGCCAAACAGATGCTGGGGCGTACGCCCGGCAATATCGCCGCCATTCGTCCGATGAAGGACGGCGTGATCGCCGATTTTTACGTTACCGAGAAAATGCTGCAGCATTTCATCAAGCAGGTACACGACAACAACTTTTTCCGCCCCAGCCCCCGTGTGCTGGTGTGCGTGCCCTGCGGCTCCACCCAGGTGGAACGCCGGGCCATCAAGGAGTCCGCCCTGGGGGCCGGCGCCCGTGAGGTATACCTGATCGACGAGCCCATGGCGGCGGCCATCGGCGCCGGCTTGCCGGTATCCGAAGCCACCGGCTCCATGGTGGTGGATATCGGTGGCGGGACCACCGAAGTGGCCATTATCTCGCTCAACGGCGTGGTCTATTCCCAGTCGGTACGGGTGGGGGGCGATCGCTTTGATGAGGCCATTATCAATTACGTGCGCCGCAACTACGGTTCGCTCATCGGGGAAGCCACCGCCGAGCGCATCAAGCACGAGGTGGGCTCCGCCTACCCGGGGGACGAGGTACTGGAAATCGAAGTGCGGGGCCGCAACCTGGCGGAAGGGGTACCGCGCAGCTTTACCCTCAACTCCAACGAGATCCTGGAAGCGCTGCAGGAGCCGCTGTCGGGCATTGTCAGCGCCGTGATGGTGGCGCTGGAGCAGTCCCCGCCGGAGCTGGCTTCCGACATTTCCGAGCGGGGCATGGTACTGACCGGCGGTGGCGCCCTGTTGCGGGATCTGGACCGCCTGCTGATGGAAGAAACCGGCATTCCCGTGGTGGTGGCCGATGATCCCATGACCTGTGTCGCCCGGGGCGGCGGCAAGGCCCTGGAGATGATCGACATGCACGGCGGCGACCTGTTCCACTACGACTGATGAACCGGGCCGGGTGACCGGCCCGATCTGCCTTGATGAAACCCATATTCGGTCGCGGACCATCCCTGCCCATTCGCCTGACCCTGGCGGTGCTGGCCAGCCTTGCCCTGATGGTGGCGGACAGCCGCTACCAGTCCTTTACCGACATCAAGCTTTACCTTAACTCCCTGGTGAGCCCGCTGCAGTACATGGCCAACAGCCCGCGGGTGCTGCTGGACTCCGCCTCGACCCAGCTGATGTCGCGCCGGGCGCTGCTCAACCTGACCGAGCGCATGGAGCGGGAGCTGTTCCTGCTGCGGGACGATCTGCTGCGGCTGCGTCACCTGGAGCAGGAAAACCAGCGCCTGCGCGAGCTGCTGGGCTCGCCGGTGCAGTACGATACCCGGCGCATGGTGGCGGAGATCATGGCGGTGGACACGGATCCGTTTTCCCACCAGGTGGTGATCGACAAGGGCAGCCGGCAGGGGGTGTTTGAAGGCCAGCCGGTGCTCAACGAGCAGGGGGTGGTCGGCCAGGTGACGTCCGTGGGTCAGACCACCAGCCGGGTGCTGCTGATCACCGACATCAGCCATGGCATTCCGGTACGGGTGGCGCGCAACGACATTCGCGCCATCGCCAGCGGCAGCGGCCGGCTGGACCGGCTGGTGCTCGACAACATCACCCGCAATACCGATATTCAGCAAGGCGACGTGCTGCTCAGCTCCGGCCTGGCCGGGCGCTTTCCCGAGGGGTATCCGGTGGGCCGGGTCACCCATGTAGGGTACGAGGAAGGCCAGCCCTTTGCCGATATTCGCATCACCCCCTTCGCCGCCCTCGACCGGGTGCGTTACCTGTTGTTGCTGTGGCCCGAGCCCAGGGTCACCGAGCCCGAGGCCCCCACATCCAGCGAGGACTCGCCATGAGCGCCTTTCCCTTGCGCAGCCGGCTGGGCATCATGTTCAGCCTGGCGCTGGTGCTGATGCTGTCGATTTTGCCGCTGCCGGAGTTGATCGCGCCGTTTCGGCCCGACTGGCTGCTGATCACCCTGATCTACTGGGCCATTGCCCTGCCGCACCGGGCCAACGTGGGCACCGCCTTTGTGGCTGGGCTGCTGCTGGACCTGCTGCTGGGCTCGGTGCTCGGCGTGCGCGCCCTGGCGCTGGTCATTCCGGTGTACCTGGCGGCGTCCCAGTTTCAGCGCATGCGCAATTACTCGGTGTGGCAGCAGGCCTTTGTGGTGGGTGGCCTGGTGATGCTCAACAAACTGTTGATCTTCTGGACCGCCTACCTGCACCGGGATATTCAGGTGGATTACCACTACTTCTGGTCCATCGTCAGCAGCATGGTGTTCTGGCCCTGGATCTTCCTGTTGCTGCGCAAGTGCCGGCGCCAGTTTGCCCTGACCTGAGGAGCTGTCATGACCCTTGCCCTGTACCTGGCCTCCGCCTCGCCCCGCCGCCGTGAACTGCTGGCCCAGCTGGGGGTGTGCTTTGCACTGGTGCGCCCGGAAGTGGAGGAGCGCCAGCAGCCGGGTGAGGCGGCCTTCGACTATGTGCAGCGACTGGCCCGAAGCAAGGCCCTGGCCGGGGCGGCACTGGCACCGCAGCCGCTGCCGGTGCTGGGGGGCGATACCATAGTGGTGGTGGACGGCGAGGTGCTGGAAAAGCCCCACAGCGAGGCTCACGGCAAGGCCATGCTGCGCCGGCTGTCGGGGCGCACCCACGAGGTGATGACCGCCATGGCCCTCGCCGGCGGCGCCGGCTGCGAGGTGGTGCTGGTGACCACGGCCGTGACCTTTCGTGAGTTGAGCGATGCCGACATCGACCGTTACTGGCGTACCGGCGAGCCGGTTGACAAGGCCGGGGGCTATGGCATACAGGGCCTGGGTGGTCGTTTTGTGTCGCGCATCAACGGCAGTTACAGCGCCGTGGTGGGCCTGCCGTTGGTGGAAACCGAAGCTTTGCTGCACCGCGGGGGCGTGGTGACCGGCTGATTCGGGCTCCGGAACACCGCCATTCTGTGTTAATTTAGGACATTCTCTATCCAGACTGGCGGAGCCTACATGTCTGCAGAACTGATTATCAATATGACGCCGGCGGAGACCCGGGTCGCCCTGGTGGAAAACGGTATCCTGCAGGAAGTGCATATCGAGCGCCAGACCCGGCGCGGCATTGTCGGCAATATCTACAAGGGCAAAGTCAGCCGGGTGCTGCCCGGCATGCAGGCGGCCTTTGTGGACATCGGCGGCGAGCGCGCCGCCTTTCTGCACGCCTCCGACATCGTGCCCCACACCGAGTGCGTGGATACCCGCGAGCAGGCCCATTTTCAGGCGGGCAACATTGCCGAGCTGGTGCGCCAGGGCCAGGACATCATGGTGCAGGTGGTGAAAGACCCGCTCGGCACCAAGGGCGCCCGCCTGACCACCGACATTACCCTGCCGTCCCGTTACCTGGTATTCATGCCCGGCAGTGCCTATGTGGGCGTGTCGCAACGCATTGATTCGGAGCAGGAGCGGGAGCGGCTCAAGGCCCTGGCCGCCGAGCATGTGGACGAGCAGGGCGGCTTTATCATTCGCACCGCCGCCGAGGGCATCGGCGAGCAGGAGCTGGCCCAGGACGCCGCCTTTCTCAAGCGGCTGTGGCGCAAGATCCAGGAGCGCCGGGGCAAGTACCCGTCCTGCTCCATGCTCTACGAGGATCTGCGGCTGGCGTTTCGCATTGTGCGCGACTTTGTCGGCGCCGAGCTGGATCGCATTCGGGTCGACTCCCGGGAAACCTGCGATGCCCTGCGTACCTTCGTGGATGAGTTCGTGCCTGAACTGTCCGGGCGTATCGAGTACTACCAGGGCAATGCGCCCATCTTTGATCTGTATGACGTGGAAAACGAAATCCAGCGGGCGCTGGATCGCAAGGTGGAGCTCAAGTCGGGGGGCTATCTGATCATTGATCAGACCGAGGCCATGACCACCATCGACATCAACACCGGCGCCTTTGTTGGCCACCGCAACCTCGAAGAGACCATCTTCAACACCAACATCGAGGCCACCCAGGCCATTGCCCGCCAGCTGCGGCTGCGCAACCTGGGGGGCATCATCATCATCGACTTCATCGACATGTACGATGAGGATCACAAGCGCCGGGTGTTGCACAGCCTGGAGCTGGCACTAAGTAAGGACAGGGCCAAGACCAACGTCAACGGCTTTTCCCAGCTGGGGCTGGTGGAGATGACCCGCAAGCGTACCCGGGAGAGCCTGGAGCACGTGCTGTGCGATGCCTGCCCCGAGTGCAACGGCCGGGCCCGGGTGAAAACCGTGGAAACCGTGAGCTACGAGATTTTGCGGGAGATACTGCGGGTCAACAAGGCCTACGATGCCGACAAGTTCGTGGTCTATGCCTCCACCGCCGTGGCCGACGCCCTGCAGGAGGACGAATCCCACATGCTGGCCGAGCTGGAAGTCTTTATTGGCAAGCAGGTCAGGGTCAACAGTGAGCCCCTGTACAATCAGGAGCAGTTCGACGTGGTAATGATGTAGTGTTAAGACGCAGTCTGAGCTGGGCCTGGTTCGGCCTGGCCGCCGGCGCCGTGGTGCTGGCGGTGCTGGTCACCCTGCTGCGCTTCGGGCCGCCCTGGCTGGCCACCCTGCAGCAGCAGTGGCTCGACCGGCTGCTGAGCGAGCACAGCCTGACCCTGAATATCGGCGGCCTGGGGCTGGACTGGCAGGACTACGGCCCCGTGCTGGTGCTGGAACAGGTCCGCCTGCAGCGGCCGGCCCAGCCGGATCTCACCCTGCGTCGCGCGTTGATCGACATGCAGTTGTGGCAAAGCCTGCGCCAGTGGCGACCGGTGCTGAATCAGGTCACCCTCGACGGTTTGCGGCTGCCCCTGCAGCCGGCAGAAAACGGTGAGGGCAATGCTCCCGATCTCCATGTCCTGCGCACCCTGGCGTTGCAGGGGGTAGAGCGGCTCACCCTGGTGGATGCGCAACTGGAGCTGGCCAGCCCCGGCAGGCCGCTGCTGACGCTGCACATTCCCGCCCTACGCTGGCACAACGGCCCCGGTCTACACCAGGGGGAAGGGCGTCTCGGTTTTGGTGACGATGCCGGCCAGCAGTTCCTGTTCAAGGGCCGGCTAGAAGGCGAGCTCGATAACCTGAGCGGCGGTATCTACCTGCAGGCCGACGGCGTGGACGCCAGTCCGGTGCTGGCCCGGGTACGGCCCGCCGACGACAGTGTCTCCGCCGAGCTGTCGTTCGAGGCCTGGCTGGAGTGGCAGCAGGGAGAATTGCACACGGCCCTGCTCAGCCTGGGGCGCAACCGGGCCGGCTGGGGCGAGCAGCATACCGTGGCGGTGGACGGCGGACGCCTGCAGTGGCAGCCCACCGCCAGTGGCTGGCAGCTGGCCAGCGGCGACATCGACATCAGCGTCGACGGCGAGGCCTGGCCCAGTTGGCGGGTGCAGCTCGACCGCCAGGGCGATCGCCTCAGCGGCTACCTGGATCGACTCAGCTTTACCGATCTGGCCTTACTGGCCCAGTGGGGTGAAGACTACTGGCCAAAGGCTGCCCGCCAGCTCGCCGGTATCGCTCCCGGTGGCCAGCTTTCCGGGCTGCGTTTTGAGTCCAATACCGACGGCAGCGACTGGCGGCTGGACGGCGAGCTCCATGACGTCAGCACGCGGGCCTTTGGCTGGGCGCCGCAAACCCGGGGCATTAACGGCCGTTTTGTGCTGGCCGCCGATCACGGCCGTCTGGCTCTGGAGCAGGCGGCCCCGGCCGACTGGCAATGGGACAAGGCCTTTCGCGGCAACTGGCCGATACAGCGGCTCGCCGCCGGGCTGCAGTGGCAACAGCGCGCCGATGGCTGGTGGCTATGGAGCGACCGGCTGGAGCTGGACGGAGACGATTTAAGCCTGGACGCCTGGTTCAGCCTGCAGCTGGCGGCGGGCCAGTCGCCCCTGCTCAGCGCCTCGGCCCGGGTGGATCTGCACCGGGCCGGCCAGGCCGGATCCTACCTGCCGGAACCGGTGATGGGGCCGCGGCTGGTGGATTACCTGCAGGGCGCCATTCGTGCCGGCCATGCCGACCATGCCGAGGTGCTCTGGTATGGCCGGCTCAATCAGTTTCCTTACCGCGACGGCTCGGGCCTTTTTCAGGCCCGGGTGCCCCTGCGCGACGCCGAATTCCGCTTTGATCCCCGCTGGCAGCCGCTCACGGCTCTCGATCTCGATTTGCTGTTTGAAAACGACGGCCTGTTCATGACGGGGCCGAGCGGGCGCCTGGGCGAGGCCCGGGCGGAAAACATCGACGCCCGCATCGTCCCCCTCAACCGCAGTGCCCGGCTGACACTCGATGCCGGCATTGGCGGGGGCGGCGAGGCGGTCACCGCCTACTTGCAGAATTCCCCCCTGGCCGGCTCGGTGGGCACCACCCTGAAGCAGGTGCAGGTGTCCGGGCCGCTGACCGGCCGGCTTGGCCTCGACATTCCTCTTTCCGGCGGGCCCGTGGGAGTGAACGGCGAGGTCAACTTTGCCGGCAACGAGGTGCTGGTCACGCCCCTGGCCATGCCCCTGACCGGAGTCAGCGGCACCCTCACCTTTGATGAAAAGCAGACAGATTTACAGCAGCTTCAGGCCCGATGGCTGGGCCAGCCGCTGCGGGTGGATTATCGGGGGCGAGTGACCGAGGCCGGTTACCGGGCCGACATCGGCCTGGCGGGCCGGCTGCAGGGGGCCGCCCTGAGCCGGGCGCAGCCCGTGCTTGGCGGCCTGAGCGGGGAAGCCGGCTGGCGGGGGGATATTCAACTGCGGCTGGAACAGGGCAGGGTGAATTACGACGCCGAGTTCGGCTCTGAGCTGACGGGGCTGGGCAGCCGGCTGCCTACCCCGCTGGGCAAGGACGCCCAGCGGGAGCGGCCGCTGCGTCTGAGCCTGTCCGGCGACACCGCTCAGGCAAAGGCTCAGGTGAGCCTTGCTCCGGATATTGATGCCGAGGTCCGGCTGGCCTTTGCCGCGGGCGGCGCTGAAATCAAGCGGCTGTGGCTGAATGCCGGCGGCGCCGTGGCCCGGCCGCCCCGGGCGCCACTGGATGTGGCAGCGCATCTGGCGGAGCTGAAACTGGATGACTGGCTGGCCCTGCTGGGCGGTGGTCAGGGCGAGCCCCCTTCTTCGGGGCGGTTGCTGCGCTGGCCGGCAGGCTACCGGGCCGCCATTCGGGCCGATGGTGGCGAGTTGTGGCATCAGCCCCTGAGCGATCTGCGGCTGACCCTGACCCCCGCCGAGGCGGGGCGCCACCGGCTGGCAGTGAATGCCCAGCAGGCAAAAGGCGAGCTTGCCTGGGGGAATGGTGAGCCGGTTACCGCCCGCTTTGAGCGGTTGTGGCTGGCCCCCCGGCTTCCTGAGACCGGGCCCACGGTGGGCCGGCTTTCCCCGGGGCAGATACCGGCACTGGTGTTCCGCTGCGAAGACTGCCGCTGGCGCGATCTGGCCCTGGGCAAGACCGGGTTTCAATTAACCCCGCTGACGGCGGAAAACGGCGTGCAGCTCGACGATCTCTGGCTGGACGGCCCCCGGTTGCAGGGCCGCGCCCAGGGTCGCTGGCTGCAGCATGAGAGTGGCGACATCAGCCGGCTGCAGTGGCAGGGGGGCACCCCGTCGCTGCAGGCGCTGTGGCAGGCCATGGGCCAGCCCTCGCCTTTTCGGGATACCCAGGCGCTGCTGGAGGGCGAACTGACCTGGCCCGGCTTGCCCTGGCAACCAGCGCCGGGCACCCTGAACGGGACGGTCAGCGTGGAGACCGGCGCCGGCGTGCTCACCGGGGTCAGCGACAAGGGGGCCGGCCTGTTGTCGGTACTGAGCATGGAGTCGGTGCTGCGCCGCCTGCGGCTGGATTTTCGCGATGTGTTTGAGCAAGGGTTTTATTTCGACAGCATTACCGCCACCGGTGAGTTTCGCAACGGCGTGTTGCACAATGACGATTTTCTGCTGAAAGGGGCCGCCGGGGATCTGGCCGGACGCGGGCGAGTGGATCTGGCGGCGGAACGGCTGGACTACCGTTTTGACTTCACCCCCAACCTTACTGGTAACCTGCCGGTACTGGCGGCCTTTGCGGTGACCCCGGTCACCGGCCTGTATGTGCTGGCCCTGTCCAAGGTGCTGGGGCCCGTGGTAGATGTATTTACCCGTATTCGTTACGGCGTGAGCGGCCCCCTGGCCAGCCCGCAAGTCAGCGAACTGGGCCGGGAGCGCAACCGCATACGCCTGCCGCAAACCGACAAGGAGTAATACATGGAACTGGTAGCCCTGCAACTGAATGCCGGCGCCGACTGGCCCGCCAACCAGGAACGGATTGAAGCCCTGCTGGAGCGCCTGCCCGCCACCCGGCCGCTGCTGGTGCAGCTGCCGGAAAATGCCGTGGTGTTTGGTGGTCGCGAGGCGGTCGCGCGGGTGGCCGAGCCGCTGGGGGAAGGGATCATACAGGACTGGTTTGCAGATCAGGCACAACGCCGTGGCATCTGGCTGGTGGTGGGCTCAATGCCCACTCGTATAGAGGGCTGCGACAAACTGCACACCAGTTGCCTGGTGTATGATGATCAGGGAAGGCGGGTCGCCTGCTACCACAAGCTGCACCTGTTTGATGTGGACGTGGCCGATGGCCATGGCCGCTACCGGGAGTCGGACAGTTTCAGCCCGGGTAATGAACTGTGCGTGGTGGACAGTCCCTTTGGCCGCCTGGGGCTGTCGATCTGCTATGATCTGCGCTTTCCCGAGCTGTATCGCGCCCTGCGCGAGCGGGGCGCCGATATTTTAATGGTGCCGGCGGCCTTTACCCAGGTCACCGGCAAGGCACACTGGCTGCCCTTGCTGCAGGCCAGGGCCATTGAAAACCAGTGCTATGTGCTGGCCGCCGCCCAGGTTGGCGACCATGCCGGCGGGCGGCAGACCTGGGGCCACTCGGTGATCCTGGATCCCTGGGGCGAAATTTGTGCCTGCCTGCCCAAGGGCGAAGGCCTGATCGTGGCCACCCTTGATAACACGCGCCTCGACAGCGTGCGCCGGCAAATGCCGGTAGCCCAACATGCCCGCCTGCGAGCGGTGTGGAGAGATAACCAATGAGTATTGAACAGATCAATCAAAGCCTGCTGGTGCCCAACGAGCTGGACATGGCCCTGCTCGACGCCCAGCTGGCGCGGCTGAGCCGCCACCAGATCGACTTTGCCGATCTGTACTTTCAGAACAGCGTGCACGAGTCCTGGGTACTGGAAGACGGCATCGTCAAGGATGGCAGTTACAACATTGAGCAGGGCGTGGGGGTGCGCGCCGTCAGTGGTGAAAAGACCGGCTTTGCCTATTCCGACGAGCTCACCGCCGCCGC
This window contains:
- the rng gene encoding ribonuclease G; amino-acid sequence: MSAELIINMTPAETRVALVENGILQEVHIERQTRRGIVGNIYKGKVSRVLPGMQAAFVDIGGERAAFLHASDIVPHTECVDTREQAHFQAGNIAELVRQGQDIMVQVVKDPLGTKGARLTTDITLPSRYLVFMPGSAYVGVSQRIDSEQERERLKALAAEHVDEQGGFIIRTAAEGIGEQELAQDAAFLKRLWRKIQERRGKYPSCSMLYEDLRLAFRIVRDFVGAELDRIRVDSRETCDALRTFVDEFVPELSGRIEYYQGNAPIFDLYDVENEIQRALDRKVELKSGGYLIIDQTEAMTTIDINTGAFVGHRNLEETIFNTNIEATQAIARQLRLRNLGGIIIIDFIDMYDEDHKRRVLHSLELALSKDRAKTNVNGFSQLGLVEMTRKRTRESLEHVLCDACPECNGRARVKTVETVSYEILREILRVNKAYDADKFVVYASTAVADALQEDESHMLAELEVFIGKQVRVNSEPLYNQEQFDVVMM
- a CDS encoding YhdP family protein, with product MLRRSLSWAWFGLAAGAVVLAVLVTLLRFGPPWLATLQQQWLDRLLSEHSLTLNIGGLGLDWQDYGPVLVLEQVRLQRPAQPDLTLRRALIDMQLWQSLRQWRPVLNQVTLDGLRLPLQPAENGEGNAPDLHVLRTLALQGVERLTLVDAQLELASPGRPLLTLHIPALRWHNGPGLHQGEGRLGFGDDAGQQFLFKGRLEGELDNLSGGIYLQADGVDASPVLARVRPADDSVSAELSFEAWLEWQQGELHTALLSLGRNRAGWGEQHTVAVDGGRLQWQPTASGWQLASGDIDISVDGEAWPSWRVQLDRQGDRLSGYLDRLSFTDLALLAQWGEDYWPKAARQLAGIAPGGQLSGLRFESNTDGSDWRLDGELHDVSTRAFGWAPQTRGINGRFVLAADHGRLALEQAAPADWQWDKAFRGNWPIQRLAAGLQWQQRADGWWLWSDRLELDGDDLSLDAWFSLQLAAGQSPLLSASARVDLHRAGQAGSYLPEPVMGPRLVDYLQGAIRAGHADHAEVLWYGRLNQFPYRDGSGLFQARVPLRDAEFRFDPRWQPLTALDLDLLFENDGLFMTGPSGRLGEARAENIDARIVPLNRSARLTLDAGIGGGGEAVTAYLQNSPLAGSVGTTLKQVQVSGPLTGRLGLDIPLSGGPVGVNGEVNFAGNEVLVTPLAMPLTGVSGTLTFDEKQTDLQQLQARWLGQPLRVDYRGRVTEAGYRADIGLAGRLQGAALSRAQPVLGGLSGEAGWRGDIQLRLEQGRVNYDAEFGSELTGLGSRLPTPLGKDAQRERPLRLSLSGDTAQAKAQVSLAPDIDAEVRLAFAAGGAEIKRLWLNAGGAVARPPRAPLDVAAHLAELKLDDWLALLGGGQGEPPSSGRLLRWPAGYRAAIRADGGELWHQPLSDLRLTLTPAEAGRHRLAVNAQQAKGELAWGNGEPVTARFERLWLAPRLPETGPTVGRLSPGQIPALVFRCEDCRWRDLALGKTGFQLTPLTAENGVQLDDLWLDGPRLQGRAQGRWLQHESGDISRLQWQGGTPSLQALWQAMGQPSPFRDTQALLEGELTWPGLPWQPAPGTLNGTVSVETGAGVLTGVSDKGAGLLSVLSMESVLRRLRLDFRDVFEQGFYFDSITATGEFRNGVLHNDDFLLKGAAGDLAGRGRVDLAAERLDYRFDFTPNLTGNLPVLAAFAVTPVTGLYVLALSKVLGPVVDVFTRIRYGVSGPLASPQVSELGRERNRIRLPQTDKE
- a CDS encoding carbon-nitrogen hydrolase family protein; translated protein: MELVALQLNAGADWPANQERIEALLERLPATRPLLVQLPENAVVFGGREAVARVAEPLGEGIIQDWFADQAQRRGIWLVVGSMPTRIEGCDKLHTSCLVYDDQGRRVACYHKLHLFDVDVADGHGRYRESDSFSPGNELCVVDSPFGRLGLSICYDLRFPELYRALRERGADILMVPAAFTQVTGKAHWLPLLQARAIENQCYVLAAAQVGDHAGGRQTWGHSVILDPWGEICACLPKGEGLIVATLDNTRLDSVRRQMPVAQHARLRAVWRDNQ